From one Microlunatus sp. Gsoil 973 genomic stretch:
- a CDS encoding helix-turn-helix transcriptional regulator, translating to MTGDADLSAVAELIADRARSKILLALASGRELSAGVLAEEAGISRSTASAHLRKLTEGRLIAARTDGRNRHFRIAGPEVAGVLERLMELAPPEPITSLRGSTRAAQLRRARTCYDHLAGRLGVGIMQGMLQRGYLIGGNGVFDPDDAVDDHPAAHGHDLDYRVTDDGEAFLRTVGVQIPDSRRPLVRYCIDWTETRHHLAGRLGRGIRDRFLEAGWVQRGATHRALKVTAAGETVLERDFGLVLQS from the coding sequence ATGACCGGGGATGCGGACCTGTCCGCGGTTGCCGAGCTGATCGCCGACCGCGCCCGCAGCAAGATCCTGCTGGCGCTGGCATCCGGCCGGGAGCTCTCGGCCGGTGTGCTCGCCGAGGAGGCCGGAATCAGCCGGTCCACGGCCAGCGCCCATCTGCGCAAACTGACCGAGGGGCGGCTGATCGCGGCTCGGACAGACGGTCGGAACCGGCACTTCCGGATCGCCGGACCCGAGGTCGCCGGCGTGCTGGAACGGCTGATGGAACTCGCTCCCCCGGAACCCATCACCTCACTGCGTGGCAGCACCCGCGCCGCGCAGCTACGCCGGGCGCGTACCTGTTACGACCATCTGGCCGGCAGGCTGGGTGTCGGCATCATGCAGGGCATGTTGCAGCGCGGCTATCTGATCGGTGGCAACGGCGTCTTCGACCCCGACGACGCGGTCGACGACCACCCGGCGGCGCACGGTCATGACCTCGACTACCGGGTGACCGATGACGGTGAGGCGTTCCTGAGGACCGTGGGCGTACAGATCCCCGACAGCCGCCGACCGCTGGTCCGCTACTGCATCGACTGGACCGAGACCAGGCACCACCTGGCCGGTCGACTCGGCCGCGGCATCCGGGACCGCTTCCTGGAGGCGGGCTGGGTACAACGCGGCGCCACTCATCGGGCGTTGAAGGTGACGGCCGCCGGAGAGACCGTCCTGGAACGGGACTTCGGACTGGTGTTGCAGTCGTGA
- a CDS encoding MFS transporter, with protein MPTREQTTDLNTGPGTDDSSDGARVTGVRRTVTLIALSLTFGLVQFDATVVNVALNAVRSDLGGGIEAAQWLVDGYAVPFAACMLAAGAFGDRLGHRAATVTGFAVFGVSSLFAALATGWAVLIPARVFQGVGAAIMLPASLALIGRLYPVRRERARALGIWGGIATAGFAAGPVIGGLLISAVGWPAIFWLNLPVAAVVATVISVLAPRGGRSEGRPDLVGTTLAVVALGALTAGIIESVDRPPLGISLIGCTVVAGALFVITQRRSDHPLVDRSLLGRPEFGWALVTGLVFNFGIYGSLLCVSLALQSAYGFSALRAGLGVLPSALVVAVGATSSGFLVARLGARKPMVSGFCFAIVGMVIIAVGAATGRATVIILGLAVCGLLSLAMPAMTSVALNAAPSTSAGLASGSLNTTRQLGGAIGVAVLGAMLNGGGYRTGFVTAVLFAAAISAFGVVSSMRATRHRLEDGS; from the coding sequence ATGCCGACCAGGGAACAGACCACGGATCTCAACACCGGCCCCGGCACGGATGACTCGTCCGACGGCGCTCGGGTCACCGGAGTGCGCCGGACGGTGACGTTGATCGCCTTGTCACTCACCTTCGGGCTGGTGCAGTTCGACGCGACCGTCGTCAATGTCGCGTTGAATGCGGTCCGGTCGGATCTGGGTGGCGGGATCGAAGCTGCGCAATGGCTGGTCGACGGCTACGCCGTGCCGTTCGCCGCGTGCATGCTCGCTGCCGGAGCCTTCGGTGATCGGCTCGGGCACCGGGCCGCCACGGTGACAGGCTTCGCCGTATTCGGGGTGTCGTCGCTGTTCGCCGCCCTGGCGACCGGCTGGGCGGTCCTGATACCGGCCCGGGTCTTCCAGGGTGTCGGGGCTGCGATCATGCTGCCGGCGTCCCTGGCACTGATCGGACGGCTCTACCCGGTACGACGCGAGCGCGCCCGGGCCCTCGGCATCTGGGGAGGGATCGCGACGGCGGGTTTCGCCGCCGGGCCGGTGATCGGTGGCCTGTTGATCTCCGCGGTCGGCTGGCCGGCGATCTTCTGGCTCAATCTTCCGGTGGCGGCCGTCGTCGCCACGGTGATCTCGGTGTTGGCACCCAGGGGCGGCCGTTCGGAGGGACGGCCCGACCTGGTCGGCACGACGCTCGCCGTCGTCGCACTCGGTGCCCTGACCGCGGGGATCATCGAGTCGGTGGACCGTCCACCGTTGGGCATCTCCTTGATCGGCTGCACGGTCGTCGCCGGTGCGTTGTTCGTGATCACGCAGCGGCGCAGCGACCATCCGTTGGTGGATCGTTCGTTGCTGGGCAGACCGGAGTTCGGTTGGGCGCTGGTGACCGGACTGGTCTTCAACTTCGGCATCTACGGCAGCCTGCTGTGCGTCTCGCTCGCGCTGCAGTCGGCGTACGGCTTCTCTGCGCTGCGGGCGGGTCTTGGAGTACTCCCGTCCGCGCTGGTGGTTGCCGTGGGCGCCACCTCGAGTGGCTTTCTGGTGGCCCGACTGGGAGCGCGGAAGCCGATGGTCTCCGGCTTCTGTTTCGCGATCGTCGGGATGGTGATCATCGCTGTCGGCGCAGCAACCGGACGGGCTACGGTGATCATCCTCGGCCTCGCCGTCTGCGGTCTGCTGTCATTGGCGATGCCGGCAATGACCTCGGTCGCCCTGAACGCTGCCCCGTCGACCAGCGCCGGACTGGCCAGTGGCAGTCTGAACACCACACGGCAACTCGGTGGTGCCATCGGCGTTGCCGTTCTTGGCGCGATGCTCAATGGGGGCGGGTATCGCACAGGTTTCGTCACGGCGGTGCTGTTCGCTGCGGCGATCAGTGCTTTCGGTGTGGTGAGCTCGATGAGGGCCACCCGACATCGCCTGGAGGACGGGAGTTGA
- a CDS encoding sigma-70 family RNA polymerase sigma factor → MITLTAATDFENERPRLLRIAYRMLGSLTDAEDVVGDVAVEWLQTDQPDNPAGWLTTVTVRRSLDQLRRRRRERRAYVGPWLPEPRVTAITDLPADAGEREAELSLGFLRLAESLTPIQRAVIILRSLDYGHAEIADLLEISQEASRQHDHRARAKLGANAAELDRPDDDRATLVDPDVGPPARPADEQTDEQTDAVARRLLARFPGGRPPR, encoded by the coding sequence GTGATCACCCTGACCGCCGCTACCGACTTCGAGAACGAGCGACCGCGACTGCTGCGGATCGCCTACCGGATGCTCGGCTCGCTCACCGACGCCGAGGACGTCGTCGGCGACGTCGCCGTGGAATGGTTGCAGACCGACCAGCCGGACAATCCGGCCGGCTGGCTCACCACTGTCACCGTACGCCGCTCGCTTGATCAGCTCCGCCGCCGCAGGCGGGAGCGGCGGGCCTACGTCGGCCCGTGGCTGCCCGAGCCGCGGGTGACCGCGATCACCGATCTGCCGGCCGACGCCGGGGAACGGGAGGCCGAGTTGTCGCTCGGCTTCCTGCGGCTGGCTGAGAGCCTGACGCCAATACAGCGAGCCGTGATCATCCTGCGCTCGCTCGACTACGGGCATGCCGAGATCGCCGACCTGTTGGAGATATCCCAGGAGGCTTCTCGGCAGCATGATCATCGGGCGCGTGCGAAGTTGGGTGCCAACGCAGCTGAGCTTGATCGTCCGGACGATGATCGAGCGACGCTCGTCGACCCGGATGTCGGCCCGCCTGCCCGCCCGGCTGATGAGCAGACCGATGAGCAGACCGATGCGGTGGCTCGGCGGCTGCTCGCGCGGTTCCCTGGCGGCCGCCCGCCGCGGTGA
- a CDS encoding carboxymuconolactone decarboxylase family protein, with protein MARMAIVEVAPEGYRAASALERYSRENVEHDIYELIKLRSSQLNGCAFCVDMHGSDMLKAGMPFRKINSVAAWREADWFTERERAALELAEQATLLPGGVPDEVWHAAAKVFTERELADLLFAIATINVWNRLMVSTQSGPKPAQL; from the coding sequence ATGGCACGGATGGCGATCGTCGAGGTTGCTCCCGAGGGTTACCGCGCGGCCTCCGCCCTGGAGCGCTATTCACGGGAGAACGTCGAACACGACATCTACGAGCTGATCAAGCTGCGTTCCTCGCAGCTGAACGGGTGCGCGTTCTGCGTCGACATGCACGGCAGCGACATGCTGAAGGCCGGAATGCCGTTCCGCAAGATCAACTCCGTCGCCGCCTGGCGGGAGGCGGACTGGTTCACCGAGCGGGAACGTGCCGCTCTGGAGTTGGCGGAGCAGGCGACCCTGTTGCCCGGAGGGGTACCCGATGAGGTGTGGCACGCGGCCGCCAAGGTGTTCACCGAGCGGGAACTGGCCGATCTGTTGTTCGCGATCGCAACGATCAACGTCTGGAATCGGCTGATGGTCAGCACCCAGTCGGGGCCGAAACCCGCTCAGTTGTGA
- the galE gene encoding UDP-glucose 4-epimerase GalE: MSVLVTGGAGYIGSHVVRLLRQRGDTVVVVDDLSSGVAANVGDAPLVQLDLSVSDAVDSLRTVIADHGVDAVIHIAAKKQVGESAARPAWYYTQNVGGTAHLMLAMEAAGVRKLMFSSSAATYGNPDVPPGSLMRENGPSSPISPYGETKLVCEWMMRDAARAWGLRGVGLRYFNVAGAGWPELGDPTRFNLIPIALGQLTEGKQPVIFGSDYPTQDGTCIRDYIHVLDLADAHLAALDYLDRDDRPYDIFNVGTGTGSSVSEVLEQIGRSTGYDVRPTIGDRRPGDPATLVADVSRIADALGWRAHHDLAAMVDSAWQAWEPTHGAPAVRPS; the protein is encoded by the coding sequence ATGAGCGTCCTGGTCACCGGCGGTGCCGGCTACATCGGTTCCCATGTCGTACGCCTGCTCCGCCAACGCGGCGACACAGTGGTTGTCGTCGACGATCTGAGCAGCGGAGTGGCAGCCAACGTCGGCGACGCACCCCTGGTGCAACTGGATCTTTCGGTGAGCGACGCCGTCGACTCGCTGCGGACCGTGATCGCAGACCACGGGGTGGACGCGGTGATCCACATCGCCGCCAAGAAGCAGGTCGGTGAATCTGCCGCACGCCCGGCCTGGTACTACACCCAGAACGTTGGCGGAACGGCCCACCTGATGCTGGCCATGGAAGCCGCCGGCGTGAGGAAGTTGATGTTCTCCTCCTCAGCGGCCACCTACGGCAATCCTGATGTTCCTCCGGGATCGCTGATGCGTGAGAACGGTCCGAGTTCGCCCATCAGCCCGTACGGCGAGACCAAACTGGTCTGCGAGTGGATGATGCGCGACGCCGCCCGGGCCTGGGGCCTGCGCGGTGTCGGCCTGCGCTACTTCAACGTGGCCGGCGCGGGCTGGCCGGAACTGGGTGATCCGACCCGGTTCAACCTGATCCCGATCGCACTGGGTCAGCTCACCGAGGGAAAACAGCCGGTGATCTTCGGCAGCGACTACCCGACGCAGGATGGCACCTGCATCCGCGACTACATCCACGTCCTCGATCTCGCGGACGCGCACCTGGCGGCGTTGGACTACCTGGATCGGGATGATCGACCCTACGACATCTTCAACGTCGGCACCGGAACCGGATCCTCGGTGTCGGAGGTGTTGGAACAGATCGGCCGGTCGACGGGATACGACGTCCGCCCGACGATCGGCGACCGGCGGCCGGGTGATCCGGCCACCCTGGTGGCAGATGTCTCCCGGATCGCCGACGCTCTGGGCTGGCGGGCACATCATGATCTTGCCGCGATGGTCGATTCCGCGTGGCAGGCCTGGGAACCGACCCACGGCGCGCCCGCCGTCCGGCCTTCGTGA
- a CDS encoding carbohydrate ABC transporter permease has protein sequence MRIRDTRGDRAYFVLNYSVLTVFTLMVLYPMIYVISASFSSAKAIADNSVYLWPVGATIDAYKTIMDSPNLLIGFANSAVYTIGGALLGTALTVLAGYAASRDDLPFRRIIMFFFLIPTLVSAGIVPTYIVVRQLGLLDTRWAVILPGAMSVFNVIITRTFYQMNVPQEMLEAAKVDGADDFRFFFRIAIPLSKPIIAVNLLFYGITQWNGWFNAFLYTSDPGLMPLQLVLRELLSQSAVNPGMIGGGDVAELLKRRELFDKLKYAMIVVAMIPPLIAYPFVQKHFVKGALIGSIK, from the coding sequence GTGCGGATCCGTGACACGCGCGGGGACCGCGCATACTTCGTCCTCAATTACAGCGTCCTGACGGTCTTCACCCTGATGGTGCTGTACCCGATGATCTACGTGATCAGCGCGTCCTTCTCCAGCGCCAAGGCGATCGCCGACAACAGCGTCTACCTGTGGCCGGTCGGAGCGACGATCGACGCGTACAAGACGATCATGGACTCGCCGAACCTGCTCATCGGGTTCGCCAACTCCGCGGTCTACACGATCGGCGGGGCGCTGCTCGGCACCGCGTTGACCGTGCTGGCCGGCTACGCGGCGTCCCGGGACGATCTGCCCTTCCGTCGGATCATCATGTTCTTCTTCCTGATCCCGACCCTGGTGTCGGCCGGCATCGTCCCGACCTACATCGTGGTCCGCCAGCTCGGCCTGCTCGACACCCGCTGGGCGGTCATCCTGCCCGGCGCGATGAGCGTCTTCAACGTGATCATCACCCGCACCTTCTACCAGATGAACGTGCCGCAGGAGATGCTCGAGGCGGCCAAGGTCGACGGTGCCGACGACTTCCGCTTCTTCTTCCGGATCGCCATCCCGTTGAGCAAGCCGATCATCGCGGTCAACCTGTTGTTCTACGGCATCACCCAGTGGAACGGCTGGTTCAACGCGTTCCTCTACACCAGCGACCCCGGCCTGATGCCGCTGCAGCTGGTGCTGCGCGAACTGCTCTCCCAGAGCGCGGTCAACCCGGGCATGATCGGTGGCGGTGACGTCGCAGAACTCCTGAAGCGCCGCGAACTGTTCGACAAGCTCAAGTACGCGATGATCGTTGTGGCGATGATCCCGCCACTGATCGCCTACCCGTTCGTGCAGAAGCACTTCGTCAAGGGCGCACTGATCGGCTCAATCAAATGA
- a CDS encoding sugar ABC transporter permease: MTGTDMTTTTVKIEKPEVPGAPDGNQRASRRLGLRMRRSWQLYVLLLPPLVFSIIFLYWPMYGLVLAFKNYNITLGITGSPWAGTKYITQFFHSYLFWPVIKNTLVLNIYALLALFPLPIILALLLNSLRNQRFKKTVQLITYAPYFISTVVLVGMILMLFSPTTGVVNRPIAAIFGGPVDFLSASAFRHTYVWSGAWQTLGYSAIIFLAALAGVDPELHEAARVDGANILRRIWHIDLPGILPVTITLLILNMGQLLNSGFEKVLLLQNPNNLSVSQVLDTYSFQIAFQSQIPQYSYATAIGLFKSVISLILILLANWLARRVAKQSLF; this comes from the coding sequence ATGACGGGCACCGATATGACGACGACAACGGTGAAGATCGAGAAGCCGGAGGTGCCCGGCGCCCCGGACGGCAATCAGCGGGCCAGCCGCCGACTTGGCCTGCGGATGCGCCGGTCCTGGCAGCTCTACGTGCTGCTGCTGCCACCCCTGGTCTTCTCGATCATCTTCCTCTACTGGCCGATGTACGGGCTGGTCCTGGCCTTCAAGAACTACAACATCACCCTCGGTATCACCGGGAGTCCCTGGGCGGGTACGAAGTACATCACCCAGTTCTTCCACTCCTACCTGTTCTGGCCGGTCATCAAGAACACCCTGGTTCTCAACATCTACGCTCTGCTCGCCCTCTTCCCGCTGCCGATCATCCTCGCGCTGCTGCTCAACTCGTTGCGCAACCAGCGGTTCAAGAAGACCGTCCAGCTGATCACGTACGCCCCGTACTTCATCTCGACCGTGGTGCTGGTCGGCATGATCCTGATGTTGTTCTCACCCACCACCGGTGTGGTGAACCGGCCGATCGCAGCGATCTTCGGCGGTCCGGTGGACTTCCTGTCGGCGAGTGCCTTCCGGCACACCTACGTCTGGTCCGGGGCCTGGCAGACGCTCGGCTATTCCGCGATCATCTTCCTGGCCGCGCTGGCCGGCGTCGACCCGGAGTTGCACGAGGCCGCCCGGGTGGACGGTGCGAACATCCTCCGCCGCATCTGGCACATCGATCTGCCGGGCATCCTCCCGGTGACCATCACCCTGCTGATCCTGAACATGGGGCAGCTGCTCAACAGCGGTTTCGAGAAGGTGCTGCTGCTGCAGAACCCCAACAACCTGTCGGTGTCGCAGGTGCTGGACACCTATTCGTTCCAGATCGCCTTCCAGTCCCAGATCCCGCAGTACTCCTATGCAACCGCCATCGGCCTGTTCAAGTCAGTGATCTCGTTGATCCTGATCCTGCTGGCCAACTGGCTGGCCCGCCGGGTCGCCAAGCAGAGCCTCTTCTAG
- the leuS gene encoding leucine--tRNA ligase, protein MQERGPAHAERRDEPARYDAVAAQERWQAYWEEHQTFKAADDGSKERRYVLDMFPYPSGDLHMGHAEAFAMGDVVARYQRLRGYDVLHPIGWDSFGLPAENAAIQRNENPAKWTYANIETQATSFKRYGLSLDWSRRLHTSDPSYYKWTQWLFLKFRERGLAYRKASWVNWCPKDQTVLANEQVVNGLCERCGTQVTKRELTQWFFKVTEYADRLLDDMEQLEGGWPERVLTMQRNWIGRSAGAYVDFGVEGRSEPITVFTTRPDTLYGATFMVIAPDGRLAPQIVTDDHRAEFEAYLERTKQETEIERQSADREKTGVFLGVYATNPINGEQVPVYAADYVLAEYGTGAVMSVPAHDQRDLDFARKFGLRVRMVVDTGEPDPAESGVATTGDGRYVNSPVLEGISDKVAGIGKTIEELEAQGVGRGAITFRLRDWLLSRQRFWGAPIPIIHCEQCGEVPVPEDQLPVELPYLTGTDLNPKGTSPLAAATDWVNVECPQCGGPGKRDTDTMDTFVDSSWYFFRYCSPEDDQRPFDPEAVARWMPVAQYVGGVEHAILHLLYMRFFTKVLYDMGVIGFTEPMKRLLNQGQVINQGRSMSKSLGNGVDLGAQIDEFGVDAVRLTVVFASPPEEDVDWADVSPGGSLRFLQRAYRLTTDVTSDLGVDVTTGDRSLRSTIHKLAADITDCIEGQRFNVAIARIMEMVNATRKAIDGEIGGSDPAVREAAEMITRTLSLFAPYVTEEMWEQLGHQPSVADAGWPEVDPALLVTEQVTCVVQIKGKVRARLEVSPEISEDELRELVLADENVQRSLDGRSIAKIIVRAPKLVSIVPA, encoded by the coding sequence GTGCAAGAGCGCGGACCCGCGCACGCAGAGCGGCGGGACGAGCCCGCGCGCTATGACGCGGTGGCCGCCCAGGAGCGGTGGCAGGCGTACTGGGAGGAGCACCAGACCTTCAAGGCGGCCGACGACGGCTCCAAGGAGCGCCGCTATGTGCTCGACATGTTCCCCTACCCCTCCGGCGATCTGCACATGGGTCACGCGGAGGCGTTCGCGATGGGCGATGTGGTCGCTCGGTACCAGCGACTGCGCGGCTACGACGTGCTGCATCCCATCGGCTGGGACTCCTTCGGGCTGCCGGCGGAGAACGCCGCCATCCAGCGCAACGAGAATCCGGCCAAGTGGACCTACGCCAACATTGAGACCCAGGCGACCTCGTTCAAGCGCTACGGGCTGAGCCTGGACTGGTCGCGGCGCCTGCACACGTCCGATCCCTCGTACTACAAGTGGACCCAGTGGCTGTTCCTGAAGTTCCGGGAGCGTGGCCTGGCCTATCGCAAGGCCAGCTGGGTCAACTGGTGTCCCAAGGACCAGACCGTGCTGGCCAACGAGCAGGTCGTCAACGGACTGTGCGAACGCTGCGGCACCCAGGTGACCAAGCGGGAGCTGACCCAATGGTTCTTCAAGGTCACCGAGTATGCCGATCGGCTGCTGGACGACATGGAGCAGCTGGAGGGCGGCTGGCCGGAGCGTGTGCTGACCATGCAGCGCAATTGGATCGGCCGGTCCGCGGGCGCCTACGTCGACTTCGGCGTCGAGGGCCGTTCCGAACCGATCACCGTCTTCACCACCCGACCCGACACCCTGTACGGCGCCACCTTCATGGTGATCGCTCCGGACGGCAGGCTGGCACCGCAGATCGTCACCGATGATCATCGTGCCGAGTTCGAGGCGTACCTGGAGAGGACCAAACAGGAGACCGAGATCGAGCGGCAGTCCGCCGACCGGGAGAAGACCGGTGTCTTCCTGGGCGTGTACGCCACCAACCCGATCAACGGTGAGCAGGTCCCGGTGTACGCGGCCGATTACGTGCTGGCGGAGTACGGCACCGGTGCGGTGATGTCGGTTCCGGCACATGATCAGCGCGACCTGGACTTCGCCCGCAAGTTCGGTCTGCGGGTCAGGATGGTCGTCGACACCGGCGAACCGGATCCAGCCGAGTCGGGGGTGGCGACCACCGGCGATGGCCGGTACGTCAATTCCCCTGTCCTGGAAGGGATCTCCGACAAGGTCGCCGGGATCGGGAAGACCATCGAGGAGTTGGAGGCCCAGGGCGTCGGACGCGGGGCGATCACCTTCCGGCTGCGCGACTGGCTGCTGAGCCGGCAGCGGTTCTGGGGCGCACCGATCCCGATCATCCACTGCGAACAGTGTGGGGAGGTGCCCGTGCCCGAAGATCAACTGCCGGTGGAACTGCCGTATCTGACGGGCACGGATCTCAACCCCAAGGGCACTTCGCCGCTGGCCGCGGCGACCGACTGGGTCAACGTCGAGTGTCCACAGTGCGGTGGCCCGGGCAAGCGGGACACCGACACGATGGACACCTTCGTCGACTCGTCCTGGTACTTCTTCCGCTACTGCTCGCCCGAGGACGACCAGCGTCCCTTCGATCCCGAGGCGGTCGCCCGATGGATGCCGGTGGCGCAGTACGTCGGCGGTGTCGAGCACGCGATCCTGCACCTGCTGTACATGCGTTTCTTCACCAAGGTGCTGTACGACATGGGCGTGATCGGATTCACCGAGCCGATGAAGCGGCTGCTGAACCAGGGCCAGGTGATCAACCAGGGCAGGTCGATGAGCAAGTCGCTGGGCAACGGCGTCGACCTGGGCGCACAGATCGACGAGTTCGGAGTGGACGCCGTCCGGCTGACCGTCGTCTTCGCCAGCCCGCCGGAGGAGGACGTCGACTGGGCCGATGTGTCACCCGGCGGATCGCTGCGCTTCCTGCAGCGGGCGTACCGACTGACCACCGACGTCACCAGTGATCTGGGCGTCGACGTCACGACCGGCGACCGGTCGCTGCGGTCGACCATCCACAAGCTGGCCGCCGACATCACTGACTGCATCGAGGGGCAGCGGTTCAACGTCGCCATCGCCCGCATCATGGAGATGGTCAACGCGACTCGCAAGGCGATCGACGGCGAGATCGGCGGCAGTGATCCCGCGGTGCGCGAGGCAGCCGAGATGATCACCAGGACACTCAGCCTGTTCGCGCCGTACGTCACCGAGGAGATGTGGGAACAGCTTGGCCATCAGCCCTCGGTCGCCGATGCCGGCTGGCCCGAGGTGGATCCGGCGCTGCTGGTCACCGAGCAGGTGACCTGCGTCGTGCAGATCAAGGGGAAGGTCCGGGCCCGCCTGGAGGTCTCACCGGAGATCTCCGAGGACGAGCTGCGGGAACTGGTCCTGGCCGACGAGAACGTGCAGCGCAGCCTGGACGGCCGTTCGATCGCCAAGATCATCGTCCGCGCCCCCAAGCTGGTCAGCATCGTCCCCGCCTGA
- a CDS encoding winged helix DNA-binding domain-containing protein, translating into MALTEEQVRTMTLARQFPSLRGHGRRQLLELFDRLGPIQSQVPRAPFLTAASRLPGVSYRTINQAFADHLLLKTTSLRGTVHTTVVDQFAAVDATRRPRQARDLGRLLGIDAPDVCRLTSVIESFCGDSWQPRDAVVDRVREAVAEHNPEARLQELDQSYCQNLVWGHSGLIRRPRDHHWELRTDGFHRTARRVVPTIPVVDHDAAVTALTRVHLGSYGPAGRKDIAWWLGVPLGTVDRAVTTLGEELVRHTGPDGSDLLDLAVVPKRRRRDPGLRLLPEFDGLLLGYAPEHRDRFLDQVHLDKVWARANGLFSPTVLLDGRIVGGWRTVGRPAGTIIEITPLHRSSGIETADTDAAVQAVAQALDLVITDVRILPPQD; encoded by the coding sequence ATGGCGTTGACCGAGGAGCAGGTGCGGACCATGACGCTGGCCCGGCAGTTCCCGTCGTTGCGGGGACACGGCCGGCGGCAATTGCTTGAGCTCTTCGACCGGCTCGGGCCGATCCAGTCACAGGTACCGCGCGCGCCGTTCCTCACCGCAGCATCGCGGTTGCCCGGCGTCAGCTACCGGACCATCAACCAGGCGTTCGCCGATCACCTGCTGCTGAAGACCACCAGTCTCCGCGGCACCGTGCACACGACCGTGGTCGATCAGTTCGCGGCCGTCGACGCCACGCGCCGCCCGCGTCAGGCCAGAGATCTCGGGCGACTGCTGGGCATCGACGCCCCGGACGTCTGCCGGCTGACCTCGGTGATCGAGTCGTTCTGCGGCGACAGTTGGCAGCCGCGGGACGCCGTCGTCGATCGGGTGCGCGAGGCGGTTGCCGAGCACAATCCGGAGGCGCGGCTGCAGGAACTGGACCAGAGCTACTGCCAGAACCTGGTCTGGGGCCACAGCGGGCTGATCAGGCGGCCCCGGGATCATCACTGGGAGCTGCGCACCGACGGCTTCCACCGCACCGCGCGCCGGGTGGTGCCGACCATCCCGGTTGTTGATCATGACGCAGCCGTGACGGCGCTGACCCGGGTCCATCTCGGCTCCTACGGGCCGGCCGGCCGGAAGGACATCGCCTGGTGGCTCGGCGTGCCGCTGGGCACGGTCGATCGGGCGGTCACCACGCTGGGCGAGGAGCTCGTGCGCCACACGGGGCCTGACGGCAGCGACCTTCTCGACCTCGCCGTTGTCCCGAAACGCCGACGTAGGGATCCCGGTCTGCGACTGCTTCCCGAGTTCGACGGATTGCTGCTCGGCTACGCACCGGAGCATCGCGACCGGTTCCTTGATCAAGTCCACCTCGACAAGGTCTGGGCGCGGGCGAACGGGCTGTTCTCCCCCACCGTGTTGCTCGACGGACGGATCGTGGGAGGCTGGCGCACCGTCGGCCGTCCCGCCGGGACGATCATCGAGATCACCCCACTGCACAGATCGTCCGGTATCGAGACCGCCGACACAGACGCCGCGGTGCAGGCGGTCGCGCAGGCACTGGACCTGGTGATCACCGACGTGCGGATCCTGCCCCCGCAGGACTGA